In Rutidosis leptorrhynchoides isolate AG116_Rl617_1_P2 chromosome 2, CSIRO_AGI_Rlap_v1, whole genome shotgun sequence, one genomic interval encodes:
- the LOC139888995 gene encoding uncharacterized protein, translating into MSLEVDFDYLEIKNAVWDCGSSKAPGPDDWSALELNRILLILEIFYKVFGLRLNVAKSHVFGIGVAKSEVISIANVAWARVGTFPTTYLGMPVGSNMKYISNWDVLINKFQSKLSLWKASLISSGGKLTLVKSVMGSLGIYLMSLFKYPEMVLKYLKSIRARFFWGVSNSAKKMSWIKWDKVLASLIEADLMLEVLRLSILHYLLNGGGGI; encoded by the exons ATGTCTCTTGAAGTTGATTTCGATTATTTGGAGATTAAAAACGCGGTTTGGGATTGTGGTAGTTCCAAGGCCCCGGGACCGGACG ATTGGAGTGCTCTAGAATTGAACCGTATTTTACTCATTTTGGAGATCTTTTATAAAGTTTTTGGTTTAAGGTTGAATGTTGCTAAATCTCACGTTTTTGGAATTGGTGTGGCAAAGTCTGAGGTTATTTCCATTGCTAATGTCGCATGGGCTCGGGTAGGGACGTTTCCAACTACTTACCTTGGTATGCCCGTTGGGTCCAATATGAAATATATCTCTAATTGGGACGTGTTGATTAATAAGTTCCAGTCTAAATTATCTTTATGGAAGGCCAGTCTCATTTCCTCGGGTGGCAAATTGACGTTGGTTAAATCGGTCATGGGGAGTCTTGGGATTTACCTCATGTCGTTGTTTAAGTATCCCGAGATGGTTCTAAAATATCTTAAATCGATCAGAGCTAGATTTTTTTGGGGTGTTAGCAACTCCGCTAAAAAGATGTCGTGGATCAAGTGGGATAAAGTTTTAGCTTCGTTGATAGAGGCGGACTTAATGTTGGAAGTCTTAAGGCTTTCAATATTGCATTATTTGTTAAATGGAGGTGGAGGTATTTGA